In Streptomyces sp. NBC_00414, a single window of DNA contains:
- a CDS encoding histone deacetylase — MYFATESLVWGGGRAFYDPGAEGRVLARAHLVTAGQFSDIAAQEMYREPGTEIDFAEALTCGSAALGSGRYETLVCAGQVDGLPVLTFTAPWSMRDVPWNPPSSAYVRHLAAGLLSAGAWDIEAVASYVAACPGAAEHWSERALTELLQG, encoded by the coding sequence GTGTACTTCGCGACCGAATCGCTGGTCTGGGGAGGCGGGAGGGCGTTCTACGACCCGGGAGCCGAAGGCCGGGTGTTGGCGAGAGCGCATCTGGTGACGGCGGGCCAGTTCTCGGACATCGCGGCTCAGGAGATGTACAGGGAGCCGGGGACGGAGATTGATTTCGCCGAAGCGCTGACCTGCGGATCGGCGGCTTTGGGGTCGGGGCGGTACGAGACCCTGGTCTGTGCCGGTCAGGTGGACGGGCTGCCGGTGTTGACCTTCACCGCCCCTTGGAGCATGCGGGACGTTCCGTGGAACCCTCCCTCGTCGGCTTACGTGCGCCATTTGGCCGCGGGGTTGCTCTCGGCCGGTGCGTGGGACATCGAAGCGGTTGCTTCGTACGTCGCGGCTTGCCCGGGGGCGGCGGAGCACTGGTCGGAGCGGGCGCTCACTGAGCTGTTGCAGGGGTGA
- a CDS encoding M56 family metallopeptidase: MTVSVSLMLMAAVALTAAVVVPRVLTGASWPEREPVLALWVWQCLVATVLLCCLTSLVLSASAVFHTVRAHVFAPAPPAVTAAYDLAAAPPWTTALTLLLAGGAAWTTAMLAREVTEARRRSRLRREHLRERAPELPAGLPAARGPLLVLEDEYPDAWWMPGNPSQLVVTTGALQRLTDHQLDAIQAHELGHARARHDWLLHFSQALADGFPGVPVFSHFRDQTHRLVELSADDTASRRCGHLTTALALIELNQHRGVLSCATPRPLLHQRVERLLDPPPRLTRTHRRSTTTAAALAPLLPLLIAFGPALTTLTS; the protein is encoded by the coding sequence ATGACCGTTTCCGTCTCCCTGATGCTGATGGCGGCCGTCGCCCTGACCGCCGCGGTCGTGGTCCCCCGCGTCCTGACCGGCGCCTCCTGGCCCGAGCGGGAGCCCGTACTCGCGCTGTGGGTCTGGCAGTGCCTGGTCGCCACGGTCCTGCTGTGCTGTCTGACGTCACTCGTGCTCAGCGCCTCCGCCGTCTTCCACACGGTCCGCGCGCATGTCTTCGCGCCCGCGCCGCCCGCCGTCACCGCGGCGTACGACCTGGCCGCCGCCCCGCCCTGGACCACCGCCCTGACGCTGCTGCTGGCCGGCGGCGCCGCCTGGACCACGGCCATGCTCGCCCGTGAGGTGACGGAGGCGCGCAGGCGCAGCCGCCTGCGCCGTGAGCACCTGCGCGAACGCGCCCCCGAGCTGCCGGCCGGCCTCCCCGCCGCCCGCGGCCCGCTCCTCGTGCTGGAGGACGAGTATCCGGACGCGTGGTGGATGCCGGGCAACCCGTCCCAGCTCGTCGTCACCACGGGCGCCCTGCAGCGCCTCACCGACCATCAGCTGGACGCCATCCAGGCCCACGAACTCGGTCACGCGCGCGCCCGCCACGACTGGCTCCTGCACTTCTCGCAGGCGCTGGCCGACGGCTTCCCGGGTGTCCCGGTATTCAGCCACTTCCGCGACCAGACGCACCGCCTCGTCGAACTCTCCGCCGACGACACGGCCTCGCGCCGCTGCGGTCACCTGACCACGGCGCTGGCCCTGATCGAGCTCAACCAGCACCGTGGCGTCCTGTCCTGCGCCACCCCCAGGCCCCTGCTCCACCAGCGCGTGGAACGCCTCCTGGACCCGCCGCCCCGCCTCACCCGGACCCACCGCCGAAGCACCACGACGGCCGCCGCGCTGGCCCCACTGCTCCCGCTGCTGATCGCCTTCGGCCCGGCCCTGACGACCCTGACCTCCTAA
- a CDS encoding glycosyltransferase family 2 protein, whose protein sequence is MSVGPRIAVAVVTMGTRPQEVDALLASVAKQDVAPARIVIVGNGSPLPEFAERLGLPGEVTAIEVDENLGCPGGRNVALRRLREFGDVDVVVELDDDGLLVDPDVLRTVRDLYAAEPRLGIVGFRIADENGETQRRHVPRLGAKDPMRGGEVTCFLGGGHALSMEMLAQTGDWPAEFFFAHEETDLAWRAADAGWTIRYEPELLLQHPKTSPARHAIYHRVTARNRVWLVRRRLPLPLIPVHLAVWIALTLVRTRSVGGLRAWFGGFVEGLRVSAGERRPMRWKTVWRLTRLGRPPVI, encoded by the coding sequence ATGTCGGTGGGACCGCGGATCGCGGTGGCCGTGGTGACGATGGGCACGCGGCCCCAGGAGGTCGACGCGCTGCTCGCGTCGGTGGCCAAGCAGGACGTCGCACCCGCGCGGATCGTGATCGTCGGGAACGGCTCTCCGCTGCCGGAGTTCGCCGAGCGGCTGGGCCTGCCCGGTGAGGTCACCGCCATCGAGGTCGACGAGAACCTCGGCTGCCCGGGCGGCCGCAACGTCGCACTGCGGCGGCTGCGGGAGTTCGGGGACGTGGACGTCGTCGTCGAACTGGACGACGACGGGCTGCTCGTCGACCCCGATGTCCTGCGCACGGTTCGGGACTTGTACGCCGCCGAGCCGCGCCTGGGCATCGTCGGATTCCGTATCGCCGACGAGAACGGCGAGACCCAGCGGCGGCACGTACCCAGGCTCGGCGCCAAGGACCCCATGCGGGGCGGCGAGGTGACCTGCTTCCTCGGCGGCGGCCACGCCCTCTCCATGGAGATGCTCGCGCAGACCGGTGACTGGCCCGCCGAGTTCTTCTTCGCGCACGAGGAGACCGACCTGGCGTGGCGGGCCGCCGACGCCGGCTGGACCATCCGGTACGAGCCCGAGCTGCTGCTCCAGCATCCGAAGACGTCACCCGCCCGGCACGCCATCTACCACCGCGTCACCGCCCGCAATCGCGTCTGGCTGGTCAGGCGCCGGCTGCCGCTTCCGCTCATCCCCGTCCACCTGGCGGTCTGGATCGCGCTGACCCTCGTACGGACCCGGTCCGTCGGTGGGCTGCGGGCGTGGTTCGGCGGTTTCGTGGAGGGGCTGAGGGTGTCGGCAGGGGAGCGCCGGCCGATGCGCTGGAAGACCGTGTGGCGGCTCACGCGGCTGGGGCGACCGCCGGTCATCTGA